The genome window CTACTTCCCTGATTTTGTGAAATCtgtacataaaaataaatcgaTTTTAAAAGCGATTATTTCttctaataataatcacaaaaataataaacctagtaaaaattcaaatggttctttaaaaaataaaataatatttagaTTTAAAGATGGAAATGTGTCCTTAACAAAGTATGAAAATTTgagacaaaaaaataactcatacaaaatatttatcactaccaaattttgtattttttttttttttttatagcaAACTTAGAGAGTACCTAGACCAATGTGACAATATGCAATGGATTGAAAATACaagaaattttaaaattgaaCAAAAAGGGAAAAGAATTAAGGtactttatatttttaataccCTAGCTCGGAATATGcaattacatatatatatttttttttatcatctatatacaatatttcAGATTAATATTGGACGGGAATCAATAAAATGTAGcgaaataattttttgtcttAATCCTTTTGAATTGagaaatttattaaaaaaaaaaaatataaaaattaagaacaaaaatattatgataaaatatttattcagattttcttcaaaaaaccttataataacaaatgtttgttacaaaaataatgtgCTCCCCTTTTCGCACACCTTGGTAAATTTATAGGCGTAAATAAATCgagtatataaaattaatgtgcataaatattttttgtattataaatttattttttctctcatttttttatttcaaaaaaaaaaaatcaatattttcttatttttccTATCCATAGGAATCGttacttttatttaaaaaaagttcagaaaacaaattaatttcGTTGTcatatgataataatatatttccacAATTCACACAAAATCAAACATGTATAGAAAACTTACATCAAAAATTGGAAACCAGGtatgaaatgaaaaaggCTATTTCAATTATATCTATAGTgtctataaatattttgatgtGTAATAACTACTACTTGTTTTAGCATACTTATTCTAGAATCGTATATTTGAGGCTTAACcatttttctctttttttttttttttttttttttaaagacTTCGCTTTACGGCTTCAGAACaagataatgaaaaattaaaacttcaaattttttcatttcttaAAAATGTGTTAAAGATTAAAGAAACCCCAGATttggtaaaaaaaaaaagtaaaaaaatatgtccCAATATGTTACCTAAAATTAAGCCTACTGCTTTTcctttattaaataattaaaataaatcaacTTAGCATTTTAGAGAAAATCAGAAATTGTAAGAATTAGAGAATTAGTCTATTTTtcattcattttgtttacatttttttttttttttttttttttttttttttttgactATTATAGGTCATAAGCGAGCCACACATTGTATTCCATTTTGATGAAATGGCCGataaaaatttcaaaaaattaattcgaaaaaaaaacaataaaataaaaatattttgggATTTTGCCTTTTTCAAGAATATGGAGTTTTGTTTAAGcagaacaaaaaaattttgtgACGATTTGGagaaagaaatatataaaaacaggacgtaaaaaatgcatatatgtatttaaaaaaaataataagcaAAATATGGAGAATGCTCAGAATAGGGtgttgaaatattttttaaattaatttttatgtttttcataatttgggctattattttatttatatttttttacctTCCTTATAGTATAGTATTAACTagtataattatttgtCATCAACCAATGTACCTTTTTGCattcatgttttttttctatatagttatatatcaatcttatttaaataaaaaaaaatatatatgaattgaATAATACCGAAAatgcataatttttttgccATACAATAATGCTCATTCTGTGCATATTAGTAAAAATgcatttataaatacatgcatgtatgtattatatatatatattaatcatatatttgttgaaataactatttttgaatttatCAGTTCACATACTCACACAAATTTGTGGGAATATGAATAATGAGTCTATATGTATacttttattgttatttgtaaaaataactagttattattcttattatatttctcccttaaaaaaaaatatatacacacgTACAATTTATAAAGGACATATATTAAAgctaaaaaatgataaacctgaaattgataataatataataaattattttaaaaatataagatcagattatccattttttcAACAAAACAATTCTCCGATTTATTTTGACAATGCAGCCACAACACATAAACCTAAATCTGTAATAGAAGTAAGTCtttctataaaaaaaaaaaaaaataataatataaaaaaaaataacaatttgTCAAGATATATTCATgtgaatttttatataatatatactctcattttcttttcacagaaaatcaaaaacttttattattataataactCAAACATACATCGAggaatatacaaaataagtCGAAATGCAACAGATAATTATGAACATGTAAGAAATATTgtgcaaaaatatataaattgtgATAGTTCAGATGagattatttttacaagtGGTGCGACATATGGAATAAATATGGTATGCAATATTATAATggataaaattataaaaaatgaaaatgatgaaatatatataagttaTTTAGAACACAATTCCAATATTATTCCATGGCAAGAAAATAtacgaaataaaaaaaaaggaaaattaaaatatataccattgaaaaaaaatggatatataaatataaaaaaatttgtagaaaaaataaatgataatactAAAATCGTTTCTATTAACCATGTTTCAAATGTGTTAGGAAATAtccaaaatataaatttaattattaaaaaaattaaaaaaaaaaatccaaATATAATCGTGATAATAGATGCAGCACAAAGCTTTCCccatttaaaatatgatattaaaaaaatgaaattaaaaaatgaagaccCAGACATATTAGTTACATCTGGGCATAAATTTTGTGCTCCATTTGGTAGTGGTTTTGtttatatcaaaaaaaaacttacCCATACATCTAAAACGAAcccatttttatatggaagtaatataataaccga of Plasmodium berghei ANKA genome assembly, chromosome: 6 contains these proteins:
- a CDS encoding cysteine desulfurase produces the protein MNNESICILLLLFVKITSYYSYYISPLKKNIYTRTIYKGHILKLKNDKPEIDNNIINYFKNIRSDYPFFQQNNSPIYFDNAATTHKPKSVIEKIKNFYYYNNSNIHRGIYKISRNATDNYEHVRNIVQKYINCDSSDEIIFTSGATYGINMVCNIIMDKIIKNENDEIYISYLEHNSNIIPWQENIRNKKKGKLKYIPLKKNGYINIKKFVEKINDNTKIVSINHVSNVLGNIQNINLIIKKIKKKNPNIIVIIDAAQSFPHLKYDIKKMKLKNEDPDILVTSGHKFCAPFGSGFVYIKKKLTHTSKTNPFLYGSNIITDVNKYRSKFVSSPYIFETGTQNISAILAMGEAIKYLQKINDEGNAYKYEMYLYDLFLFYLRSFLTNHLVELPYIPEPNTPIKPDKMRTTMQVRNSKVDDKYFHSEIQNQDNDYLKIFVHNTRKDNKKKIAILPLWSLNFTSFDLVTFLDFKNICIRSGHHCASLLHNNFFNINESSRISIMFYNTPEEVQYLAEQISATTHMLHSMRRNGKAV